Genomic segment of Catenibacterium mitsuokai:
CAACTCCTCTTAGGTCTTTTCATTTGTTTAAATTTTACAGGGGGCTCATTATGGCTATTGATCAGAAACTCATCGATGAAATTAATGCACTTGCTCATAAAAAGAAGACAGTAGGTCTTACGCCTGAAGAACAGGTTCGTCAGCAGAAGCTTAGACAGAAATACCTAAAAGAATTTAGAAGAGGCTTTGAACAGCAGCTTCAGAGCATCAAAGTTGTAGATGCAAATGGTAATGATGTCACTCCTGCAAAAGCAAGAATGCACAAAAAAATAAACTAGACAGTCTTTGTGAAAAGATTGTCTTTTTTATTGCCTTTCACTTTTGTAAAAAATGGTTTACACATCATTAAAATTATGTATAATGAGTGTGATTAGGAGGTACTCGAAATGGATTCGAATTTATCGATCGCTACAATAAGATCGCTTTGTATTGACATGATTAATAAGGCAAATTCTGGTCATCCAGGTATGGTTCTTGATGGCGCACCAGCT
This window contains:
- a CDS encoding DUF896 domain-containing protein, translating into MAIDQKLIDEINALAHKKKTVGLTPEEQVRQQKLRQKYLKEFRRGFEQQLQSIKVVDANGNDVTPAKARMHKKIN